In Pseudobacter ginsenosidimutans, the following are encoded in one genomic region:
- a CDS encoding SusC/RagA family TonB-linked outer membrane protein, which yields MQKTVYGRRSVYTRPRLLDQLLLLVRTLFYRLHPSTSRPFMLAMKLTIVFLTAAFLQVHANAVSQSVTISGKDLSLKKVFSIIEQQTGFVVLSNKKDLEATKPVTLSVFDMPLQHLLNMVLKDQPVNFRLDGTTIVLSRKPQTNPPGQLNVYRAGVPIDGGVVDSAGKPIQGASVRLLPIDKGTTTNQFGSFSIPNVPPGTYTLEVSFVGYDVHRQRLTVPQYGVMQLGRIVLKRTNTSMDVVEVVVTGYQTLPRDRATGSFSTVNHELLSTRVEPSLMTRMEGLVPGLFSKNGDFNIRGLATLYGERRPLIVVDGFPYEGDINYLNPDDVLNVTVLKDAAAASIYGTRAANGVIVITTRLGSARQTRINFNSTVFITPKPDVSYLDLLNSSETVDLQRDLFNKFHVMEPNGYAVPKVTEAMYKFERGDITQAQLDAILNELRSRNGKSQIDDMLMQSIVSHKHSLSVSGGNEKNQYSINLNYIGNRGYTINTNSEAINLSLNDKAQVFKWLTAEAGIFANFSKNKYADINATQYYRWMPYEILKDDKGNYVPWNYLKSPTEIERLNNLGLLDESWNPLQDMSRYDIRSNSQYVRVQGGFNIKFTKFLNLDVKYQTERGSSYSKNYQSFESWRTANVINDATQITNGEIVKNIPDGGQIWETRGDSRSYTARAQLNFDKRFGTDHQLTAIAGTERRSVLRTSTTLHRFGYNDQNLQFQPVNYDTLGNLKGTQAIGGDFRYIFLDHNNFRNTEERYVSFYGNAGYTFRGRYNLTGSVRVDDSNLWGTDPKYRHLPLWSAGASWRISSEDFMRNLFWLNNLNLRATYGSGGNTARETGPYLIVNSGYYNETDAIGTNIVSPPNKSLRWERTQTTNFGLDYAILKNRISGSFDYYVRKTTDLLGEKPTDPTNAFNSALINYGSLTNKGFEIALNTVNIDRKDFSWSSRISFTKNKNKMTEIAPRSSLLVEYLQGYGTQVKGYAMNSIFNFRSAGLDPTNGTPMVYDKDGKVVTNYDQNGNIVTNMTELAGLVPGGTLDPTYTVGFMNTVRFKRFTFTMMIIANGGNVIRDAIPGTITSAAFNRNMDRRALNYWKKPGDEKLPDVQPAPALRNTSDYYLQYLWFATDANTMKADYIKVRNIGLSYDFASHLSKLTKINGATVLVQVQNPFSWFRNDKDLDPEAYIIATDGATRSLPVMPVYMIGLNVTF from the coding sequence ATGCAAAAAACTGTTTATGGGCGCCGGTCCGTCTATACGAGGCCCCGGCTCCTGGACCAACTGCTGCTATTGGTGCGAACGCTTTTTTACAGGCTGCATCCATCTACCAGCAGGCCATTTATGTTAGCGATGAAATTAACTATCGTATTTCTGACTGCCGCTTTTCTTCAGGTACATGCAAACGCCGTATCGCAATCCGTTACGATCTCCGGCAAAGACCTGTCACTGAAGAAAGTGTTCTCCATCATTGAGCAACAAACGGGCTTTGTAGTGCTTTCCAACAAGAAAGACCTGGAGGCTACAAAACCTGTAACGCTTTCCGTTTTTGATATGCCATTGCAGCATCTGCTGAATATGGTGCTGAAAGATCAGCCCGTCAATTTCAGGCTGGACGGGACCACCATCGTATTGAGCAGAAAACCGCAAACAAATCCTCCCGGCCAGTTGAATGTTTATCGCGCAGGCGTTCCGATTGATGGCGGTGTAGTTGACTCTGCCGGAAAGCCCATCCAGGGCGCCTCTGTGCGGCTACTCCCGATAGACAAGGGAACTACCACCAACCAATTCGGATCTTTCTCCATACCTAATGTACCCCCAGGAACTTACACACTTGAAGTGTCTTTTGTTGGTTACGATGTCCATCGTCAGAGATTGACTGTTCCTCAATATGGAGTGATGCAGCTTGGCAGGATCGTTTTGAAACGGACCAATACAAGTATGGATGTGGTTGAAGTAGTGGTGACCGGTTATCAAACCCTTCCCAGGGACAGGGCCACCGGTTCTTTCAGCACCGTGAACCACGAACTGCTCAGCACCCGTGTGGAGCCCAGCCTGATGACGAGAATGGAAGGACTGGTACCCGGACTTTTCTCCAAAAATGGCGATTTCAATATCAGGGGCCTTGCAACATTGTATGGCGAACGCAGACCGCTGATAGTTGTAGACGGCTTTCCTTATGAAGGCGATATCAATTATCTGAATCCGGACGATGTTTTGAATGTTACGGTGCTGAAAGATGCAGCTGCTGCTTCCATCTATGGTACACGCGCCGCCAATGGTGTGATCGTGATCACCACCAGGTTAGGAAGCGCCCGCCAGACACGTATCAATTTCAACAGCACCGTATTCATCACACCCAAGCCCGATGTATCATATCTGGACCTGCTCAATAGCAGCGAAACAGTAGACCTTCAGCGCGATCTCTTCAATAAGTTCCATGTGATGGAACCTAATGGTTATGCCGTTCCCAAAGTAACCGAAGCGATGTACAAGTTTGAAAGAGGCGATATCACACAGGCACAACTGGATGCTATATTGAATGAGCTCAGGAGCCGCAACGGAAAATCACAGATCGATGACATGCTGATGCAAAGCATCGTTTCACATAAGCACAGTTTGTCCGTTTCAGGCGGCAATGAAAAGAACCAGTATAGCATCAACCTCAACTATATTGGTAACAGAGGCTATACCATCAATACCAATTCCGAAGCCATCAATCTCAGCCTGAACGACAAGGCTCAGGTATTCAAATGGCTGACAGCAGAAGCAGGCATTTTCGCCAATTTCTCGAAGAATAAATATGCCGATATCAACGCTACCCAGTATTACAGATGGATGCCTTATGAGATCCTGAAAGATGACAAAGGCAATTATGTTCCCTGGAACTACCTGAAATCTCCAACCGAAATTGAACGACTGAACAATCTCGGCCTGCTGGATGAAAGCTGGAACCCTCTCCAGGACATGAGCCGCTATGATATCCGCAGCAATTCACAATATGTGCGTGTGCAGGGAGGCTTCAATATCAAATTCACTAAATTCCTCAACCTCGATGTAAAATACCAGACTGAACGCGGCAGCAGCTACTCAAAGAACTATCAAAGCTTCGAAAGCTGGCGAACTGCCAACGTGATCAACGACGCCACACAGATCACCAACGGTGAGATCGTAAAGAATATCCCCGATGGCGGTCAGATCTGGGAAACCCGCGGAGATTCCAGATCCTACACAGCCAGGGCACAACTTAACTTCGACAAACGCTTTGGAACGGATCATCAATTGACGGCCATTGCAGGCACCGAACGTCGCTCTGTTTTACGGACCTCCACAACCTTACACAGGTTTGGTTACAACGATCAAAACCTCCAGTTCCAGCCGGTGAATTATGATACACTCGGCAATCTGAAAGGAACACAGGCCATCGGTGGCGACTTCCGGTATATTTTTCTCGATCATAACAACTTCAGAAATACTGAAGAACGTTACGTTTCCTTCTATGGCAATGCCGGATATACTTTCAGGGGAAGATACAATCTCACCGGCAGTGTTCGTGTTGACGATTCCAATCTCTGGGGAACTGATCCAAAATACAGGCATCTTCCTCTCTGGTCTGCAGGTGCAAGCTGGCGCATTTCATCGGAAGACTTCATGAGGAATTTATTCTGGCTGAACAACCTGAACCTGCGCGCCACCTACGGCAGCGGAGGTAACACAGCAAGAGAAACAGGTCCCTACCTGATCGTTAACTCCGGCTATTACAATGAAACGGATGCGATCGGCACCAATATCGTTTCTCCTCCCAACAAGTCGTTAAGATGGGAAAGGACCCAAACCACCAACTTCGGACTGGACTACGCCATTCTCAAAAACAGGATCTCCGGCTCTTTCGATTATTATGTCAGGAAAACAACTGACCTCCTCGGTGAGAAACCTACCGATCCTACCAATGCATTCAACTCAGCATTGATCAACTATGGAAGCCTTACCAATAAAGGGTTCGAGATCGCTCTGAATACTGTGAACATAGACCGGAAAGATTTCAGCTGGAGCAGCCGCATCTCTTTCACAAAGAACAAGAACAAGATGACGGAGATCGCTCCCCGCTCTAGTCTGCTGGTTGAATACCTGCAGGGCTACGGCACACAAGTGAAAGGATATGCGATGAATTCCATTTTCAATTTCCGCTCAGCAGGCCTCGATCCCACCAACGGTACGCCGATGGTTTACGATAAAGATGGGAAAGTGGTCACCAACTACGATCAAAATGGAAATATCGTAACCAATATGACCGAGCTGGCCGGACTGGTACCTGGGGGCACCCTGGATCCTACTTATACTGTAGGCTTCATGAATACTGTTCGTTTCAAGCGCTTCACATTTACGATGATGATCATCGCCAATGGAGGTAATGTTATTCGCGATGCCATACCTGGTACAATCACTTCCGCAGCCTTCAATCGCAATATGGACAGAAGAGCGCTGAACTACTGGAAAAAGCCCGGTGATGAAAAATTGCCTGACGTGCAACCCGCACCTGCACTCAGAAATACATCAGATTATTATCTGCAGTACCTCTGGTTTGCAACTGATGCCAATACCATGAAAGCAGATTATATCAAAGTGAGGAATATCGGCCTGAGCTATGATTTCGCATCACATCTCAGCAAGCTGACCAAAATCAATGGAGCTACCGTACTGGTACAGGTGCAGAATCCATTCAGCTGGTTCAGGAATGATAAGGACCTGGACCCTGAAGCGTATATAATCGCTACAGATGGCGCTACGCGCAGCTTGCCCGTGATGCCTGTGTATATGATCGGCCTTAATGTAACCTTCTAA
- a CDS encoding RagB/SusD family nutrient uptake outer membrane protein: MKLKHILPICATVLMVSCDKYLDVRPKDKFIPESVEDYENMLNSANLVNSGDYFQDLLTDDVFLPEGQPANLYSNQQAHARRIYTFNNVPYEANNNDFQWSEGYKRIFYFNTVINNVLDASGTKSEEYKKSVKAEALVGRAFEHMILVNLYAKHYDAATAATDPGIPIALIGDISAKFVRNTVQETYDQIIKDLTDALPDLPASPKKTSFRASKPAAYALLSRAYLYMGKWDLAEQNAEEALKLKSELFDMNNYAVTVPGPFPYVPGTPVGWTNVPDAQKNPETLYARHFLRPMGLGQLSCASSDLSSLFTNDDQRWVLYYANGWPPAPPYNYWNMYQVKIFLRGDYYNNAAGLPEVYLNDAEAKTRQNDLSGALDLINELRQHRIKPAAYVEKTLADFNNDQEKVLRFVLEERRRELAFMNMRHIDLKRLNKEARFQKTIVHNAEGIEYRLEPNSDKYQRQIWPAASAFNPDWELNP; the protein is encoded by the coding sequence ATGAAATTGAAACACATACTCCCTATATGCGCAACTGTACTGATGGTCAGTTGCGACAAATACCTCGATGTAAGACCGAAGGATAAATTCATCCCGGAAAGCGTGGAAGACTACGAGAACATGCTGAACAGCGCCAACCTGGTGAACTCCGGAGATTATTTCCAGGACCTGCTCACAGATGATGTTTTCCTTCCTGAAGGACAACCTGCCAACCTCTATTCTAACCAACAGGCACATGCGAGAAGGATCTATACTTTCAACAATGTTCCATACGAAGCCAATAACAACGACTTTCAATGGAGCGAAGGTTATAAAAGGATCTTCTACTTCAATACCGTGATCAATAATGTGCTGGATGCCTCCGGAACGAAAAGCGAAGAATACAAAAAATCGGTGAAGGCCGAAGCGCTGGTGGGACGTGCCTTTGAGCACATGATCCTGGTGAATCTGTATGCAAAGCACTATGATGCAGCCACCGCTGCAACAGATCCGGGAATTCCCATTGCACTGATCGGAGACATCAGCGCCAAATTCGTCAGGAATACCGTACAGGAAACCTATGATCAGATCATCAAAGACCTGACAGATGCGCTTCCCGATCTTCCTGCATCCCCCAAAAAGACAAGCTTCAGGGCCAGCAAACCCGCTGCCTATGCATTACTGAGCCGCGCTTATCTCTATATGGGCAAATGGGACCTCGCCGAACAGAATGCAGAAGAAGCACTGAAACTGAAAAGCGAATTGTTCGATATGAACAATTATGCCGTTACCGTGCCCGGTCCCTTCCCTTATGTACCCGGCACCCCCGTTGGCTGGACCAATGTACCCGATGCACAAAAGAACCCTGAAACCCTGTACGCACGCCACTTCCTGCGTCCCATGGGATTGGGACAATTATCCTGCGCATCTTCCGATCTAAGTTCATTGTTCACCAATGACGACCAGCGCTGGGTGCTTTACTATGCCAATGGCTGGCCCCCTGCACCTCCCTACAATTACTGGAATATGTACCAGGTAAAGATCTTCCTGCGTGGTGACTACTATAACAATGCAGCAGGACTTCCTGAAGTATATCTCAACGATGCTGAAGCAAAAACAAGACAGAATGATCTTTCCGGCGCACTCGACCTCATCAATGAACTGAGGCAGCACAGGATCAAACCTGCCGCCTATGTTGAAAAAACATTGGCTGACTTCAACAATGACCAGGAAAAAGTACTGCGCTTCGTTCTCGAAGAAAGAAGAAGGGAACTCGCGTTCATGAATATGCGACATATCGATCTCAAGCGACTCAATAAAGAAGCGCGATTCCAGAAAACCATTGTTCATAATGCAGAAGGCATTGAATACAGACTGGAACCCAATAGCGACAAATACCAGCGCCAGATCTGGCCTGCAGCTTCTGCTTTCAATCCCGACTGGGAACTCAATCCATAA
- a CDS encoding Gldg family protein, with protein sequence MRSIYRIGRQELSILFHSPVAWLILIVFPIQIGMDFAEYILMLGRSQRMGTSFQQVTNIVFASQNGFYVGVKNTLYFYIPLLTMGLISRELHSGSIKLLLSSPVKVRDIVLGKYLSMMVYGLILVAIIGMYGFAGSFFIGNIDYLMVISGAFGLYLLICAYAAIGLFMSSLTSYQVVAAISTLAVLALLNFVGGLFQGNDVIRHVTYFLSISGRTEQFISGLISSEDVIYFLLIITFFLSITGMRLQAGREAKSVRLKITRYAVLIAGCVIIGYISSRPRTTGYIDMTVSKSRTLGEKSVAFLKQMDKPLRITTYVNVLGDNFYLGAPEKKSFDERLFNQYRRYIPDLQMDYVYYYDMADNKNLLKSNRGSSIEEIAKKVADIQKMDFKKLLGPAEIRKIVDLAPEQNRIVRQLEYGNRKTFLRYYEDIMTYPSEQEITAAIKRLMEPEKIPVIRFVTGHDERSAFRSGDADLRKSAAELSFRYSLINQGFDIDTLNLINDNIPAGTSALVLADPKNAYTEAELQKIKAHIDAGGNMMILSETTSQAFLDPVCEYIGVKTGTENIMQQSKDYAPDLVQALFTQDTDAFSDRYKMMRADSAIITMPGVSTVSYMEQSFKAIPLLKSWNEKNLAAALHRKISNKEQKIIVVADADFLSTTELSRRNPENSNFGLVTGIYSWFSDGEFPVNTQRKRSKDVIDSTDDGVMMLRLFFFGLLPACFLIAGATLLIYRKRR encoded by the coding sequence ATGAGAAGCATATACAGAATAGGCCGTCAGGAACTCAGCATCTTATTTCACTCACCTGTGGCATGGCTGATCCTGATCGTATTCCCGATCCAGATCGGGATGGACTTTGCAGAATATATCCTCATGCTGGGCCGCTCCCAGAGAATGGGCACCTCCTTTCAACAGGTGACCAATATCGTGTTCGCCAGCCAGAATGGATTCTATGTTGGCGTAAAGAACACTTTGTATTTCTATATTCCATTACTCACCATGGGACTGATCAGCCGCGAGCTGCACAGCGGTTCCATCAAACTGCTGCTCTCATCTCCCGTAAAAGTGAGAGATATAGTGCTGGGAAAATATTTATCCATGATGGTGTATGGATTGATCCTGGTAGCCATCATCGGGATGTACGGATTCGCCGGCTCTTTCTTCATCGGGAATATCGATTACCTGATGGTGATATCCGGAGCATTCGGATTGTATTTGCTGATCTGCGCCTATGCAGCCATCGGTCTCTTCATGTCCAGCCTCACCAGCTACCAGGTAGTGGCTGCCATCAGTACCCTGGCAGTGCTGGCCCTGTTGAATTTCGTAGGCGGACTGTTCCAGGGAAATGATGTGATCCGTCATGTCACCTATTTCCTCAGTATCTCCGGAAGAACAGAACAATTCATAAGCGGATTGATCAGCTCAGAAGATGTGATCTATTTCCTGCTCATCATCACCTTCTTCCTCAGTATTACCGGTATGCGATTGCAGGCCGGCAGGGAAGCGAAATCTGTGAGACTGAAGATCACGCGGTATGCTGTGCTGATAGCCGGTTGTGTGATCATTGGCTATATCAGCTCACGGCCACGGACAACCGGATACATCGATATGACCGTTTCCAAATCGAGAACACTCGGAGAGAAAAGTGTAGCCTTCCTGAAACAAATGGACAAGCCCCTCAGGATAACCACTTACGTGAATGTACTTGGCGACAATTTCTACCTGGGCGCTCCCGAGAAGAAAAGCTTTGATGAAAGATTGTTCAATCAATACAGGCGCTATATCCCGGACCTCCAGATGGACTACGTATACTACTACGATATGGCCGATAACAAGAACCTCCTCAAAAGCAACCGTGGGTCCAGCATCGAAGAGATCGCCAAAAAAGTAGCAGATATCCAGAAAATGGATTTCAAGAAACTGCTCGGACCTGCCGAGATCAGGAAGATCGTTGATCTTGCCCCCGAACAGAACCGCATCGTGCGCCAGCTTGAATACGGCAACAGGAAAACATTCCTGCGTTATTATGAAGACATCATGACCTACCCCAGTGAACAGGAGATCACTGCCGCCATCAAACGACTGATGGAACCGGAAAAGATCCCCGTGATCAGGTTCGTTACAGGTCATGATGAAAGAAGCGCCTTCAGATCAGGAGATGCCGATCTCCGGAAATCCGCTGCGGAACTCAGCTTCAGGTATTCACTCATCAACCAGGGCTTTGATATCGATACCCTCAACCTGATTAACGACAATATCCCTGCCGGAACTTCCGCCCTCGTACTCGCCGATCCCAAAAATGCGTATACGGAAGCCGAGTTGCAAAAGATAAAAGCGCATATTGATGCAGGTGGTAATATGATGATACTTTCCGAAACAACATCACAGGCTTTCCTCGATCCTGTTTGTGAATACATCGGCGTAAAAACAGGCACTGAAAACATCATGCAGCAGAGCAAAGACTATGCACCCGATCTTGTTCAGGCCTTGTTTACACAAGATACAGACGCATTCTCCGACCGTTACAAAATGATGCGGGCAGACAGCGCCATCATCACAATGCCCGGTGTTTCCACCGTGAGCTATATGGAGCAATCCTTCAAAGCGATCCCTTTACTGAAAAGCTGGAACGAAAAGAACCTGGCGGCCGCCCTGCACAGAAAGATCAGCAATAAGGAACAGAAGATCATTGTTGTTGCCGATGCCGATTTCCTCAGTACAACGGAGTTGAGCAGACGAAATCCGGAGAACAGCAATTTCGGGCTGGTTACCGGCATCTACAGCTGGTTCAGTGATGGTGAGTTCCCCGTGAATACCCAACGAAAACGTTCAAAAGATGTGATCGACAGTACGGACGATGGTGTAATGATGCTGAGATTATTCTTTTTTGGTCTCTTACCCGCCTGCTTCCTGATTGCCGGCGCTACTCTATTGATCTACCGGAAGAGACGTTAG
- a CDS encoding phosphoribosylpyrophosphate synthetase — MPFQEKQIQSVRDIPIRFFRSHLLAQTLEELKTRGYQLQFRREATCLYCNELEQWINPESFVVDEYYHFEDASSTDEARTLYAITATEGKKGFLVDTCLVYEDNISPEMTQKLRWEYEVSGTIRA, encoded by the coding sequence ATGCCATTCCAGGAAAAACAAATTCAATCGGTAAGAGATATTCCCATCAGGTTTTTTCGCTCCCATTTACTTGCCCAAACATTGGAGGAACTGAAAACCCGCGGCTACCAGCTTCAGTTCAGGAGGGAAGCTACCTGTCTTTACTGCAACGAATTGGAGCAATGGATCAATCCTGAAAGTTTTGTAGTGGACGAGTATTATCATTTCGAAGATGCTTCTTCAACTGATGAAGCAAGGACCCTCTATGCCATCACTGCCACTGAAGGGAAAAAGGGTTTTCTCGTTGATACATGCCTGGTATATGAGGACAATATCAGTCCGGAAATGACACAAAAATTAAGATGGGAATATGAAGTATCCGGAACAATCCGAGCTTAA
- a CDS encoding phosphoribosylpyrophosphate synthetase, giving the protein MKNYDSLVDALSDLKTRGFESDFAIETTCIYCGGLDLRLRPEEFMVEEVYRFEDDSTPDDSSILYAISSSAGVRGTLVDSYGAYSESLSFEMAQKLKMPTIRA; this is encoded by the coding sequence ATGAAAAATTATGATTCACTCGTAGATGCATTATCGGACCTCAAAACCAGAGGTTTCGAATCCGATTTTGCCATTGAAACCACCTGCATCTATTGCGGAGGACTTGACCTGAGATTACGACCCGAAGAATTCATGGTGGAAGAAGTGTACCGGTTCGAAGACGATTCCACACCGGACGACAGTTCCATCCTCTACGCCATTTCATCTTCTGCAGGTGTGCGCGGAACATTGGTTGACTCCTATGGCGCCTATTCCGAAAGCCTCAGCTTCGAGATGGCGCAGAAATTAAAGATGCCAACCATCCGCGCATAA
- a CDS encoding SDR family oxidoreductase — translation MKIVVVGGTGLIGSKLVSKLVMMNHTVIAAAPSLGINTLTGFGLNHALQGTDVVVDVSNSPGIDGNEALDFFQTSTVNLVTAGLYAGVKHHVALSIVGVERMPDSGYIRAKLAQEDFIRESGINYSILRSAQFFELAGRIAEAATTGDEMNISPAAFQPVAGPVLMPMYEFIRYYLNATEDPRQLFADEHARYYGAALDDASLTPGEHARFGKIKYEDWFHNQLINQQ, via the coding sequence ATGAAAATTGTAGTAGTTGGTGGTACAGGGCTGATCGGTTCAAAGCTGGTGAGTAAGCTCGTGATGATGAACCATACAGTAATTGCCGCCGCACCATCCCTTGGTATCAATACCCTTACAGGTTTTGGCCTTAACCATGCATTGCAGGGAACGGATGTGGTAGTGGATGTATCCAACTCCCCCGGCATAGATGGCAATGAAGCACTGGATTTTTTTCAAACGTCTACCGTGAACCTGGTGACTGCCGGACTGTATGCGGGAGTGAAGCATCATGTAGCGTTGTCTATCGTTGGAGTGGAACGCATGCCGGACAGCGGGTATATACGTGCCAAGCTTGCGCAGGAAGACTTTATCAGGGAATCCGGAATAAACTACAGCATCTTACGCTCTGCACAATTCTTCGAACTCGCGGGCAGGATTGCAGAAGCCGCCACTACGGGTGATGAAATGAATATCTCACCGGCAGCCTTTCAACCAGTGGCCGGACCTGTTCTCATGCCAATGTATGAATTCATCCGTTATTACCTGAATGCCACCGAAGACCCCAGGCAGCTCTTTGCGGATGAACATGCCCGTTATTACGGGGCAGCGCTGGATGATGCATCACTCACGCCCGGCGAGCACGCACGTTTTGGCAAGATCAAATATGAAGACTGGTTCCACAATCAATTGATCAATCAACAATAG
- a CDS encoding redoxin domain-containing protein, translating to MLPRGTSAPDFELYATPDQKLKLSDLKNKKVILAFYPADWSPVCDDQMNLYNEMGKFFSRHNAQVLGISVDSKWSHLAFTDHNKFHFPLLSDFEPKGEVARLYEVYNEKTGECQRALYVIDEAGFIQWSYLSPVGINPGADGILNALEELDNAKTINQ from the coding sequence ATGTTACCAAGAGGAACGTCTGCTCCGGACTTTGAGCTCTACGCAACGCCGGATCAGAAATTGAAACTAAGCGATCTGAAAAACAAAAAAGTGATCCTGGCCTTTTACCCGGCTGACTGGAGCCCTGTTTGTGACGATCAGATGAATCTGTACAACGAGATGGGCAAATTCTTTTCCAGGCACAATGCACAGGTGCTGGGCATTAGTGTAGACAGCAAGTGGAGCCATCTGGCTTTTACTGATCACAATAAATTCCATTTTCCATTATTATCCGATTTTGAGCCAAAGGGGGAAGTAGCCCGTCTGTATGAAGTGTACAACGAGAAAACAGGAGAGTGTCAAAGGGCCTTGTATGTAATAGATGAAGCTGGTTTCATACAATGGAGCTACCTCTCTCCTGTTGGCATCAATCCCGGTGCAGACGGCATCCTGAATGCACTGGAAGAATTAGATAACGCAAAAACCATCAACCAATGA
- a CDS encoding M43 family zinc metalloprotease, giving the protein MNADRVNTPAAFAGVAADPNFEFRLACIDPNGNPTNGINRVQTAHPSYSIVAIGNEIQETSTRIKFRSEGGEDAWATNTYLNIWVCNIAPDPGGQTMGYAQFPFDYNAKPNTDGVVVHYRAFGRNSGSTFYDLASGFGLGRVATHEVGHWLNLYHIFGPDSGCTNDDFCNDTPIQAVPNGGCPSFPNISCSNGPNGDMFMNYMDYTSNACMNIFTQGQRTRMRAIFASGGERYSFINNYFRIKPTANAICSTGSTLSVSNPACLNVTWTIVSGPLSIASGQGTNTITLNKTGDGVAVIRATAGGYIDELTIQAGIQTPTNIAGLVPPLGVFPGELLELEAEETAPAYSWSAQGGNILGYDNQKRVTIQVDMCSPFMVNGWLNVQLFYTNACGVGSYGEFTTIDCPIGGPFMISPNPASGQLSVTGKEKEIREIQLIDKNGNLRKHIRLATQQKNVRLNITDLKPDIYSIRIFDGKNWTTRKLIIK; this is encoded by the coding sequence TTGAATGCAGACAGGGTCAATACGCCGGCAGCTTTTGCAGGAGTAGCCGCCGACCCCAATTTTGAATTCAGACTGGCTTGCATTGATCCCAACGGGAACCCCACCAATGGAATCAACAGGGTACAGACTGCACATCCCTCATATAGTATTGTTGCGATTGGTAACGAAATTCAGGAAACGTCCACCAGAATCAAGTTCAGGTCAGAAGGCGGTGAAGACGCATGGGCAACCAACACATATCTGAATATCTGGGTTTGCAATATTGCGCCTGATCCTGGAGGCCAGACAATGGGGTATGCGCAATTCCCTTTCGATTACAATGCAAAACCCAATACGGACGGTGTTGTAGTCCATTACAGAGCTTTTGGCCGGAACTCCGGATCTACTTTTTATGACCTGGCAAGCGGATTTGGATTGGGCCGTGTTGCAACGCATGAAGTTGGACACTGGCTGAACCTGTATCATATTTTCGGGCCCGACTCAGGTTGTACCAATGATGACTTCTGTAATGACACCCCAATTCAGGCTGTTCCGAATGGCGGTTGCCCTTCATTCCCCAACATAAGCTGCAGCAATGGTCCCAATGGTGATATGTTCATGAACTATATGGACTATACTTCCAATGCCTGCATGAACATTTTCACACAAGGTCAGCGAACAAGGATGCGGGCCATTTTCGCCTCAGGTGGTGAAAGATATTCGTTCATCAATAATTATTTCAGGATCAAACCCACTGCCAATGCCATCTGTAGTACCGGCTCAACGCTTTCTGTTTCCAACCCGGCCTGCCTGAATGTAACCTGGACAATTGTTTCTGGTCCGCTGAGCATTGCTTCAGGTCAGGGCACCAACACAATTACACTCAACAAAACGGGAGACGGAGTGGCCGTGATAAGAGCTACGGCCGGAGGATATATAGATGAGCTTACTATCCAGGCAGGTATTCAAACTCCTACCAATATTGCAGGACTGGTACCACCATTAGGTGTATTTCCAGGAGAGCTGCTGGAGCTTGAAGCAGAAGAAACTGCCCCGGCATATTCATGGTCTGCGCAGGGAGGAAATATACTCGGATACGATAATCAGAAGCGTGTAACGATACAGGTTGATATGTGCTCTCCATTTATGGTCAATGGCTGGCTTAACGTGCAATTATTCTACACCAATGCCTGTGGTGTGGGATCATATGGAGAGTTTACCACTATTGATTGCCCAATTGGCGGACCATTCATGATATCTCCCAATCCAGCCAGCGGGCAGCTATCTGTTACCGGTAAAGAAAAAGAGATCAGGGAAATTCAATTAATAGACAAGAATGGAAACCTGAGGAAACATATTCGACTGGCCACCCAGCAAAAGAATGTAAGATTGAACATTACTGATCTGAAACCTGATATTTATTCTATCAGGATCTTTGACGGCAAAAACTGGACAACCAGGAAACTTATCATCAAATAA